In one Culex quinquefasciatus strain JHB chromosome 2, VPISU_Cqui_1.0_pri_paternal, whole genome shotgun sequence genomic region, the following are encoded:
- the LOC6044529 gene encoding uncharacterized protein LOC6044529, whose translation MTVPRRRNAKLLSLSILPSLVLVIVIAATVNGIDLKERARAALLLEKSATTGTNAACKVSLSQPCPPSKFRSASGECNNFNHRHWGARGDPFMRLLQPDYADGRIKPRTSVGSHALPAPDSIIDQLQRSIPVGVVHPHITAMLPAWGQLLAYDLVQILSPHSSFRCCRNDTAATDEIIQCYVRMGAGCKEYKRSIPSHDPGSCEFEQRDQLNAASGFLDGSGLYGTTEKEILALRTFTSGKVDIKACLRCNEPGAIGALHTILLKEHNRIAEELSRLNVDWSDTTLFYETRRVIIAQVQHITYNEFLPIVLGSQISNSPDLRLENGKHYSGYSSANRAGVFNEVAVGAVPAFLTMLPPDMYNESASAEILISSPAMQQTFVPDHATFNDEWTPIALAIQRGRDHGVPSYHKALNLCEQRFGIPYGSKLTFDDMEYFGLSPEKRKTLEGIYQDAEDIDLLVGGLSETATLGTVFGPTLTCLLAIQFANLRVSDRFWYENDLPPSSLNLPQLQAIRRVTLAGLLCEAKGVSKAQPKAFIRDDPYLNARLNCEQLSGLDVTAWRAEAPEQVDEVLDVQKPAPAEFAELDATVIAEAIEKAKDQLNERKRFEYESWKNRGGIDAKSPAGTAASFSKANKNALIIANTSLLYELASNEILSTLHSIRRRKRQVFDNNLGSFGGDDFGNALQTIDVNQFITGSISPINLEPQCENLEAPCDTATPYRTLTGHCNNLRNAELGQSLTVFARLLPPVYDDGISQPRSTSVAGGTLPNPRTISSLIHPDISNLHTRYSLMVMQYAQFLDHDLTMTPIHKGFHESIPSCRSCDSPRTVHPECNPFPVPPRDHYYPELNVTSGERLCFPFMRSLPGQQSLGPREQINQNTAFLDASQIYGENGCVGKQLRGFSGRLNSTIHPIRGKELLPQTPIHPECKSASGYCFAAGDGRASEQPGLTVIHTLFMREHNRIVEGLRGVNPHWNGDQLYEHARRIVIAQNQHISYNEFLPRILSWNAVNLYGLKLLPQGYYKDYNPTCNPQIVTEFAAAAFRIGHSLLRPHIPRLSPQHQPIDPPILLRDGFFKMDMFLQQVGLIDEISRGLVATPMETLDQFITGEVTNHLFEDRRIPFSGIDLVALNIQRARDHGIPSYNNYRALCNLKRAQNWDDLGREMPPEVISRLKRIYASVDDIDLFPGGMSERPLQGGLVGPTFACIIAIQFRQTRKCDRHWYENDDPVTKFTEAQLAEIRKTTLSRIICENLDIQGDMQRAAFDLPSNFLNPRVPCNAMQQIDLSAWRENVVQGCNIGGKQVNVGDSAFPSPCTSCICTSEGPQCASLRITDCAQLAREWPRDVILRDDVCSAQCALVLQNGGAGAGASRQVLRQPQRVARSRVVQQQTSAIPISFQGFQFPDLTQFISG comes from the exons GTCGCATCAAACCCCGCACTTCAGTGGGTTCGCACGCCCTGCCCGCCCCGGACAGCATCATCGACCAGCTGCAGCGCTCGATCCCGGTCGGCGTGGTCCATCCGCACATCACCGCCATGCTCCCAGCGTGGGGTCAACTGCTGGCGTACGACCTGGTGCAGATCCTGTCGCCGCACTCGAGCTTCCGCTGCTGTCGGAACGATACGGCCGCCACCGACGAGATCATCCAGTGCTACGTCCGGATGGGCGCCGGCTGCAAGGAGTACAAGCGATCGATCCCATCGCACGACCCTGGTTCGTGCGAGTTCGAGCAGCGCGATCAGTTGAACGCCGCGTCTGGGTTTTTGGACGGATCGGGCTTGTATGGGACGACGGAGAAGGAGATTCTGGCGCTGAGGACGTTCACCAGCGGAAAGGTCGACATCAAGGCTTGCCTGCGGTGTAACGAGCCGGGAGCGATCGGGGCGCTGCATACGATCTTGCTGAAGGAGCACAACCGGATCGCGGAGGAGCTTTCGCGGCTGAACGTGGACTGGAGCGATACGACGCTGTTTTACGAGACGCGCCGCGTCATCATCGCCCAGGTGCAGCACATCACGTACAACGAGTTCCTGCCGATCGTGCTGGGCAGCCAGATCTCCAACAGTCCGGATTTGAG ACTGGAAAACGGCAAACACTACAGCGGCTACTCGTCTGCCAACCGAGCTGGAGTGTTCAACGAGGTTGCCGTTGGAGCGGTGCCCGCTTTCCTGACCATGCTCCCACCGGACATGTACAACGAGTCCGCCTCGGCGGAGATCCTGATTTCCAGCCCGGCGATGCAGCAGACGTTTGTGCCCGATCACGCTACCTTCAACGACGAGTGGACGCCGATTGCGTTGGCCATTCAGCGTGGTCGCGATCACGGAGTGCCGTCCTACCACAAGGCGCTGAATCTGTGCGAGCAGCGGTTCGGGATTCCGTACGGCTCGAAGCTGACCTTTGACGACATGGAGTACTTTGGGCTGTCGCCCGAGAAGAGGAAGACGCTGGAGGGAATTTATCA GGACGCCGAGGATATCGACCTGCTCGTGGGAGGCCTCTCGGAGACCGCCACCCTCGGCACCGTATTCGGCCCCACCCTAACCTGCCTGCTGGCGATCCAGTTCGCCAACCTGCGCGTCAGCGATCGCTTCTGGTACGAAAACGATCTCCCTCCATCATCCCTCAACCTACCCCAGCTGCAAGCCATCCGTCGCGTGACCCTCGCCGGTCTGCTCTGCGAAGCCAAGGGCGTCTCCAAGGCCCAACCGAAGGCCTTTATCCGCGACGATCCCTACCTGAACGCGCGCCTCAACTGCGAGCAGCTGTCCGGACTGGACGTGACGGCGTGGCGTGCCGAAGCCCCCGAACAGGTGGACGAAGTGCTGGACGTGCAGAAGCCGGCTCCGGCCGAGTTTGCCGAGCTGGACGCCACCGTGATCGCGGAAGCCATCGAGAAAGCGAAGGATCAGCTGAACGAGCGCAAGCGCTTCGAGTACGAGTCGTGGAAGAATC GTGGAGGAATTGACGCCAAGTCGCCGGCCGGAACGGCCGCTTCCTTCAGCAAGGCCAACAAGAACGCGCTGATCATCGCCAACACGTCGCTGCTGTACGAGCTGGCCTCGAACGAGATTCTGAGCACGCTGCACTC AATCCGTCGCCGAAAGCGTCAGGTCTTCGACAACAACTTGGGTAGCTTCGGAGGAGACGACTTCGGAAATGCGCTGCAGACGATCGACGTGAACCAGTTCATTACGGGATCGATTTCGCCGATCAACCTGGAACCGCAGTGCGAGAATCTGGAAGCACCCTGTGACACGGCTACGCCGTACCGAACACTAACCGGTCATTGTAACAATCTGCGCAATGCCGAACTTGGACAGTCGTTGACGGTATTCGCTCGTCTGCTGCCACCGGTCTACGACGATGGAATCTCGCAACCTCGTAGCACGTCTGTCGCGGGAGGAACGCTGCCGAATCCGAGAACGATTTCTTCCTTGATTCATCCGGATATCTCGAACCTGCACACCCGCTACTCGCTCATGGTCATGCAGTACGCCCAATTCCTCGATCACGATCTTACCATGACCCCGATTCACAAGGGTTTCCACGAGTCCATCCCCAGCTGCCGATCGTGCGATTCACCAAGAACCGTACACCCCGAATGTAACCCCTTCCCAGTACCACCACGTGATCACTACTACCCGGAACTGAACGTGACCAGCGGAGAGCGGCTATGCTTCCCGTTCATGCGATCGCTACCCGGACAGCAATCCCTCGGACCTCGCGAGCAGATCAACCAGAACACGGCCTTCCTGGACGCGTCGCAGATCTATGGTGAAAACGGATGCGTCGGCAAGCAGCTGCGCGGATTCTCCGGACGCCTAAACTCCACGATCCACCCGATCCGTGGCAAGGAACTGCTCCCACAAACCCCGATCCACCCGGAGTGCAAGTCCGCCAGTGGTTACTGCTTCGCTGCCGGTGACGGTCGCGCCTCGGAACAACCCGGCCTAACCGTGATCCACACGCTGTTCATGCGCGAGCACAACCGTATCGTCGAAGGTCTCCGTGGCGTCAACCCGCACTGGAACGGCGATCAGCTGTACGAACACGCCCGCCGAATCGTCATCGCCCAGAACCAGCACATCTCGTACAACGAGTTCCTGCCGCGTATTCTCAGCTGGAACGCCGTCAACCTGTACGGCCTGAAGCTGCTCCCACAGGGATACTACAAGGACTACAACCCAACGTGCAACCCGCAGATCGTCACCGAGTTCGCCGCCGCCGCCTTCCGTATCGGCCACTCTCTGCTCCGACCGCACATCCCACGACTCAGTCCCCAGCATCAACCGATCGACCCGCCAATCCTGCTTCGCGACGGCTTCTTCAAGATGGACATGTTCCTCCAGCAGGTCGGCCTGATCGACGAGATCTCCCGCGGCCTCGTCGCCACCCCAATGGAAACCCTGGATCAGTTCATCACCGGCGAAGTAACCAACCACCTGTTCGAGGACCGTCGAATCCCGTTCTCCGGCATCGATCTGGTCGCCCTGAACATTCAACGCGCCCGCGATCACGGCATCCCGTCGTACAACAACTACCGCGCGCTGTGCAACCTCAAGCGGGCCCAGAACTGGGACGACCTCGGCCGGGAGATGCCTCCGGAGGTGATCTCGCGTCTGAAGCGCATCTACGCCAGCGTTGACGACATCGACCTTTTCCCGGGCGGTATGTCCGAGCGGCCGCTCCAGGGAGGGCTGGTGGGACCGACCTTTGCCTGCATCATCGCCATCCAGTTCCGGCAGACGCGCAAGTGCGATCGTCACTG GTACGAAAACGACGACCCCGTCACCAAGTTCACCGAAGCCCAGCTGGCTGAAATCCGTAAAACGACGCTGTCCCGAATCATTTGCGAGAATCTGGACATCCAGGGTGACATGCAGCGTGCCGCGTTCGATCTGCCCAGCAACTTCCT CAACCCCCGCGTCCCATGCAACGCCATGCAGCAGATCGATCTGAGCGCGTGGCGGGAAAACGTCGTCCAGGGCTGCAACATCGGCGGCAAGCAGGTCAACGTCGGCGATTCCGCTTTCCCGTCGCCCTGTACCAGCTGTATCTGCACGAGCGAAGGG CCCCAGTGTGCCTCCCTCCGCATCACCGACTGTGCCCAGCTAGCCCGCGAGTGGCCCCGGGACGTGATCCTCCGCGATGACGTGTGCAGTGCCCAGTGCGCCCTTGTGCTCCAAAATGGCGGTGCCGGCGCCGGAGCGTCCCGGCAGGTTCTCCGTCAGCCGCAGCGCGTGGCGCGCTCGCGCGTCGTCCAGCAGCAAACCAGCGCCATCCCGATCAGCTTCCAGGGCTTCCAGTTCCCCGATCTGACGCAGTTCATCAGCGGTTAG
- the LOC6044534 gene encoding translation initiation factor IF-2, with the protein MDTAVEKSCLDEISHTVLDSKGKISVRTLSNNYEISFADAVKVLQRWIDANGAKAKLSPEFIVRGTDSKGTPFITVANEKRLKVIKAKAEQVSSMLYALEVASESGGKLNIPVDQEFRAISLPLKTDKRDMKVFVPVASAPAAPVVKQEAKPKSIFGASGSKVAPKAEPAKVAPKAEPAKVAPKAEPAKAPAVKEEKQSPPAPAEVKKESPPKKTASSPTKVSPSKKKDAKKPVATGKNSIASFFSNKPGAAKPAAPKPVEKPVEKPAKVKVKEEKPSPKPEAKKPAKEDETPRWKRMISDESSGDDEVIPSTPQDKKPEKKKGGVRKPMTVKKGAGKANPSKKSRIVQVVDSSEEEEEEDRALKEPEERLVAFEVEESDDAEMKDVQELSPEKPVENDSSSANRGRAKVKKLVTKTFMDEEGYLTTIKEYQMVSASEDEGEGESATNNNNSETNGKKESTATGKTGKSEPKTDKKAQPASKVTPPTPKTKQGSIMSFFAKK; encoded by the exons ATGGACACCGCCGTGGAAAAGTCCTGCCTGGACGAAATCAGCCACACCGTGCTCGATTCCAAGGGGAAG ATTTCGGTCCGAACCTTGTCCAACAACTACGAGATCAGCTTCGCTGATGCCGTTAAGGTGCTGCAGCGTTGGATTGATGCAAATGGGGCGAAGGCGAAGCTCTCGCCGGAGTTTATCGTGCGGGGAACCGACTCCAAGGGAACGCCCTTTATCACGGTTGCAAATGAGAAGCGGCTGAAGGTGATTAAGGCCAAGGCTGAGCAGGTGTCCAGTATGCTGTACGCGCTGGAGGTGGCGTCGGAATCTGGCGGGAAGTTGAACATTCCGGTGGACCAGGAGTTTCGGGCGATTTCTCTTCCGTTGAAGACGGACAAACGGGATATGAAGGTGTTTGTTCCGGTGGCCAGTGCGCCGGCGGCGCCCGTGGTAAAGCAGGAGGCGAAGCCGAAATCGATATTTGGGGCGAGCGGATCCAAGGTTGCTCCGAAGGCGGAACCTGCAAAGGTTGCTCCGAAGGCGGAACCTGCAAAGGTTGCTCCGAAGGCGGAACCTGCAAAGGCTCCGGCGGTGAAGGAGGAAAAGCAGAGTCCTCCAGCTCCGGCGGAGGTTAAGAAGGAATCGCCACCGAAGAAAACGGCAAGTTCGCCGACCAAAGTGTCCCCGAGCAAGAAGAAGGACGCCAAAAAgccggtggccaccgggaagAATTCGATTGCGTCGTTCTTTTCGAACAAACCTGGGGCGGCCAAGCCGGCCGCGCCCAAACCGGTTGAGAAACCCGTTGAAAAACCCGCCAAGGTTAAAGTCAAGGAGGAGAAACCTTCCCCGAAGCCGGAGGCTAAAAAACCCGCCAAGGAGGACGAAACGCCACGCTGGAAGCGGATGATTTCCGATGAATCTTCCGGCGATGACGAGGTCATTCCGAGCACACCGCAGGATAAAAAGCCGGAGAAGAAGAAGGGCGGCGTCCGGAAGCCGATGACCGTCAAGAAGGGGGCCGGTAAGGCCAACCCGAGCAAGAAGAGTCGAATCGTGCAGGTGGTGGATTCCAGCGAGGAGGAAGAAGAGGAGGATCGCGCGTTGAAGGAACCGGAGGAGCGGCTGGTCGCGTTCGAGGTCGAAGAGTCGGACGATGCAGAAATGAAGGACGTACAAGAGCTTAGTCCGGAGAAACCGGTCGAGAACGATTCGAGCAGTGCGAACCGGGGTCGGGCTAAGGTTAAGAAGCTTGTTACGAAGACGTTCATGGATGAGGAGGGCTATTTGA CCACAATCAAAGAATATCAAATGGTTTCGGCGTCAGAGGATGAAGGGGAGGGGGAATCAGCTACCAACAATAACAACTCGGAAACAAATGGGAAGAAGGAATCTACGGCCACCGGAAAGACGGGTAAGTCGGAACCGAAAACGGATAAGAAGGCGCAGCCGGCCAGCAAGGTGACGCCGCCAACCCCGAAGACCAAGCAGGGATCGATCATGAGCTTCTTTGCGAAGAAGTAG